The Dasania marina DSM 21967 genome has a segment encoding these proteins:
- the rpsR gene encoding 30S ribosomal protein S18, with translation MARFFRRRKFCRFTAEGVSKIDYKDLDTLKAYVSETGKIVPSRITGTKAKYQRQLATCIKRARFLALLPYTDQHK, from the coding sequence ATGGCACGTTTTTTCCGTCGTCGTAAGTTCTGCCGTTTTACCGCAGAAGGTGTCAGCAAGATCGATTATAAAGATCTAGACACATTGAAAGCTTATGTTAGTGAAACTGGCAAAATTGTACCTAGCCGTATCACTGGCACTAAAGCCAAGTATCAACGTCAATTAGCGACTTGCATCAAGCGCGCACGCTTCTTGGCTTTATTGCCTTACACTGACCAGCACAAATAA
- a CDS encoding Re/Si-specific NAD(P)(+) transhydrogenase subunit alpha yields MLIVIPKETLSGERRASLVPDSVKKLVRAGADVSIEAGMGIAAGFSDSDYKEAGASINTDRQQLLASADIVLRLHKPTLAEVDLLKPGSTHISFLDPFNERELVEKMAAKNVSAISMEMIPRITRSQKMDALSSQANLAGYVMVLKAANALNRIFAMMMTPAGTLKPAKVFIIGAGVAGLQAIATAKRLGAKVTAFDTRDVVAEQVESLGAKFLKIDLGETGQTKEGYALALTPEQMELQKQGQKAEIAESDVVITTAQLFGRKPPVIVAADAVAAMKPGSVVVDMAAENGGNVEGSAPGETVVTENGVHIVGTGNWASDVPRDASQMYSSNLFNLVDEFWDEEAKTFALNFDNEIATGCVITHQGAVVNDVIKNHYNKTPQS; encoded by the coding sequence ATGTTGATTGTTATCCCCAAGGAGACCTTGTCCGGTGAAAGGCGTGCATCGCTGGTACCCGACTCCGTCAAAAAACTAGTGCGTGCTGGTGCTGATGTATCCATTGAAGCGGGCATGGGCATAGCCGCTGGCTTTTCTGATAGCGACTACAAAGAGGCTGGTGCGTCAATCAACACAGATAGGCAACAATTGCTTGCCAGCGCAGATATCGTGCTGCGCTTGCACAAGCCCACACTGGCTGAAGTGGATTTGCTAAAACCGGGAAGCACCCATATCAGTTTTCTCGACCCATTCAATGAACGCGAGCTGGTTGAAAAAATGGCGGCCAAAAACGTTTCCGCCATATCCATGGAAATGATTCCCCGCATTACCCGCTCCCAAAAAATGGATGCCTTGAGTTCACAGGCTAATCTCGCGGGTTATGTAATGGTTCTTAAAGCCGCCAATGCACTTAATCGTATTTTTGCCATGATGATGACGCCAGCCGGCACATTAAAACCAGCCAAGGTCTTTATCATTGGCGCGGGGGTGGCCGGTTTGCAGGCCATTGCAACGGCCAAACGCTTAGGTGCTAAAGTAACAGCCTTCGATACCCGGGATGTGGTAGCCGAGCAAGTTGAATCGTTAGGGGCTAAATTTCTGAAAATTGATTTAGGTGAAACCGGTCAAACTAAAGAGGGTTATGCGCTGGCCTTAACACCCGAACAGATGGAATTACAAAAGCAGGGTCAGAAAGCGGAAATAGCTGAGTCGGATGTTGTTATCACAACCGCACAACTATTTGGCCGTAAGCCTCCCGTTATTGTCGCCGCTGATGCTGTTGCGGCAATGAAGCCCGGCTCAGTAGTCGTCGATATGGCGGCTGAAAACGGTGGCAACGTTGAAGGTTCTGCACCCGGAGAGACCGTTGTCACTGAAAATGGCGTTCATATTGTGGGCACCGGCAACTGGGCGAGCGACGTACCTCGCGATGCCAGCCAGATGTATTCTAGCAACCTGTTTAATCTCGTTGATGAATTTTGGGATGAAGAAGCCAAAACTTTCGCGCTGAATTTTGACAATGAAATTGCCACAGGTTGCGTTATCACTCACCAAGGCGCCGTGGTTAACGACGTCATTAAAAACCACTACAACAAGACACCCCAGTCTTAA
- the rpsF gene encoding 30S ribosomal protein S6 has product MRHYEIVFLVHPDQSEQVPSMVERYTQTIEADSGKIHRFEDWGRRQLAYPINKIHKAHYILMNVEASQAAMDELDTAFRYNDAVLRNMVIRCDDAKTEESPIMKAEKESRERRNSRTERAPEAETAAEPAVKAEVETEAKAEDVSEKASEE; this is encoded by the coding sequence ATGCGTCATTACGAAATCGTATTTCTGGTACACCCAGATCAAAGTGAACAAGTGCCCAGCATGGTTGAGCGCTACACACAAACTATTGAAGCTGATAGTGGCAAAATCCACCGTTTTGAAGACTGGGGCCGTCGTCAACTGGCTTACCCGATCAACAAAATTCACAAAGCTCACTATATTCTTATGAATGTTGAAGCTTCGCAAGCAGCTATGGACGAGCTGGATACAGCTTTCCGTTATAACGATGCTGTATTGCGTAACATGGTTATTCGCTGTGATGATGCTAAGACTGAAGAGTCGCCCATCATGAAGGCAGAGAAAGAGAGCCGTGAGCGTCGCAATAGCCGCACTGAACGTGCTCCAGAAGCAGAAACTGCTGCCGAGCCAGCTGTTAAAGCCGAAGTTGAAACTGAAGCTAAAGCCGAAGACGTTTCAGAAAAAGCTAGCGAAGAGTAA